Within Stella humosa, the genomic segment CAATGCCCTCGTCGTCGATCGAGCCCTGCGCCCGCAGGGTGACGAGCGCACTCGCGGGGTCACCGCGATAGCTCTCCTTCAGGGGCGCCTGCATCGCCTTAAGACCGGCTGCGTCCATGGCTGCTCTCCTAGCGACGGATATCGTCGGCCATGAAGTTGGTGACGATCTCGTCGATGTCGCGGTCGACGTGGAAACCCAGGCGCCGTGCGCGCTCGGCATCGATGGCGGCGGGCCAGGAGGATACGATCTTCTGGATCGCCGGGTCCGGCTTCCACTCGATCCGCTTGGCCGCCGCGGCGCCGCCATGGCGCTCGACCGCCTTGGCCATCTCGCCGACCGGGGCCGAGATGCCGTTCAGCAGGATGCCGCGATGGGCGCCCAGCGCCTCGGCCGGCAGGTCATGGACATGCAGGAAGGCCGCCACCGCCTTGCGCGGCGACAGGATCGGCATGCGCGTCTCCGGCGTCACCGGGCAGATCGCGCCATCGCCCTGGAGCGGCTCGCGGACGATGCTGGAGGCGAAGGTGGAGGCCGCCTTGTTCGGCTTGCCCGGACGCACGACGATCGTCGGCAGGCGCAGCGCGCGGCCGTCGAGGAACCCCTTGCGGCTGTAGTCGGTCAGCAGGTACTCGCCGATCAGCTTCTGGGCGCCGTAGGAGGTCTGCGGCGTGATCGGCGTCGCATCCGTGACGGTGGCCGGCAGGTCGCCGCCATAGACCGCCAGCGAGCTGGTGAAGATGACCTTGGCCGGGTTCGGCAGCGCGCGGCAGGCATCGAGCACGTGGCGCGTGCCGTCCAGGTTGACCCGCATGCCGAGGTCGAAATCGGCCTCCGCCCCGGCGCTGACCACGGCCGCCAGGTGGAAGACCGAGGCCACGTCGGAATCGATCAGCTCGCGCACCGTGTTGGCGTCGGCGATGTCGCCGACGACCGTCTTGATGCGCGGGTCGGCCGGCATCGGCGGGTCGAACGGCATGGCATCGAAGCAGACGACCTGGCTGGCGGTGAAGGGCCGGCCGCGCGCGTCGATCAGCGCATGGTGGTTGAGCAGGGCTGCGGCCAGCTTGCGGCCGAGGAAGCCGCCGCCGCCGGTGATGACGACCTTCATGGATCAGGACTCCGGACGAAAGGAGAGGGCAGGGGCTCAGGCCGCACGGATGCCCCAGGGGGCGGCCCAGCCGAGCCCGTCGGTGGTGGCGGCGCGCGGGCGATACTCGCAGCCGATCCAGCCGGTGTAGCCGATGCGATCGAACAGCTCGAACAGGTAGGGGTAGTTGATCTCGCCCACGTCGGGCTCGTTGCGGCCCGGGTTGCCGGCGATCTGCACATGGCCGTAGCGCCCGGCCAGCCCCTCGACCTTGCGGGCAAGGTCTCCCTCCATGATCTGCACATGATAGAGGTCGAGTTGCAGCTTCAGCGCCGGGCTGGCGACGGCCGCGACGTATCCCAGCGCGTGGTCGGTGCGGTTGTGCAGGTAGCCCGGGGCGTCCAGCGTGTTGAGCGGCTCCAGCAGGCCGGTCAGGCCGGCGGCTGCCAGCTTGGCCGCGGCCTTGCCCAGGTTCGACACGAACACCGCCTCGCAGGCCTCGCGCGTCGCCGACTGCGGCACCAGGCCGGCCATCAGGTGGATGCGCGGGCAGCCCAGCACGCCGGCATAATGGATCGCCTGGTCGACGGCATCGGCGAAGGCCTGCTCGCGGCCGGGCAACCCGCCATAGCCGCGCTCGCCCTTGCCCCAGTCGCCGGCGGCCGTGTTGAACAGGCACACCTCGACGCTGGCGTCGCGGGCAGCCCGCGCCACCTCCTCGGCCGGCCATTCATAGGGAAAGAGGAACTCGACGCCGCGGAATCCACAACCGGCGGCGGCGGCGAAGCGGTCGAGGAACGGGACCTCGTTGAACATCATCGACAGATTGGCGGCGAGGCGGGGCATGGGCTTGCGTCCGTGATTTCTGGCGTCAGCCCTGGACCCTAGCCGACCATCCGGCCGGAGGGAATGCCGGGCGCGTCGAGTCCGCCACCGGACGCCGGGAAGTCATCGGCATGTCGACAATCATACGGACAATTGCGCCGCTGCCGGTACACAGCCAGAAGCCACGACGCGACCGGCAAGCCATAAGCCCGCATTTTCCGAGGTTCCGGGCACGCACGACCAGGGTGCTGCGAGACGGCCGGCGAGGACGCGCGAAGATTGTCGACGATCCTGCGCGCGGGGCTGTTGACATGGCGGCCCAGTCCCGGCGCAATGGGGCATCAATGCGGCAAGGCGACGCGCTTTTCGCGCGGCCTATGGCCGATCACCGGGCAGGCCCAACAGTCCGGATAGGGAGGGTGAATGGCGACGGTCGGAATCCGCCAAGTGCGGAAGGCATTCGGTCATTTCGAGGTGCTGCACGGAGTCAGCGTCGATATCGACGACGGCGAATTCGTGGTCCTGGTGGGGCCGTCGGGCTGCGGAAAATCCACGCTGCTGCGCATGCTGGCCGGGCTGGAGAACATCACCGGCGGCGAGATCTCGATCGGCGGCCGGGTGGTCAACCAGGTGCCGCCCAAGGATCGCGACATCGCGATGGTGTTCCAGAACTACGCGCTCTATCCGCACATGACCGTCTTCGACAACATGGGCTTCTCCCTGAAGCTCGCGAAGGCGCCCAAGGACGTGATGGAGCGCGAGGTGGGCCGGGCCGCGCGCATCCTCGGCCTGGAGCAGCTCCTCCACCGCTATCCGCGCCAACTCTCGGGCGGCCAGCGCCAGCGCGTGGCCATGGGCCGGGCCATCGTCCGCAGCCCGCAGGTGTTCCTCTTCGACGAGCCGCTGTCTAACCTTGACGCCAAGCTGCGCGTGCAGATGCGCTCCGAGATCAAGGAACTGCACCAGCGCCTGAAGGTGACGACCGTCTACGTCACCCACGACCAGATCGAGGCCATGACCATGGCCGACAAGATCGTCGTGATGAACAGCGGCAACATCGAACAGGCGGGCCGCCCTCTCGAGCTCTACGACCGCCCCAACAACCTCTTCGTCGCCGGCTTCATCGGCTCGCCCGCCATGAACATGCTGGAAGGCGAGCTGGCCGATGGCGTCTTCCGCGG encodes:
- a CDS encoding ABC transporter ATP-binding protein; translated protein: MATVGIRQVRKAFGHFEVLHGVSVDIDDGEFVVLVGPSGCGKSTLLRMLAGLENITGGEISIGGRVVNQVPPKDRDIAMVFQNYALYPHMTVFDNMGFSLKLAKAPKDVMEREVGRAARILGLEQLLHRYPRQLSGGQRQRVAMGRAIVRSPQVFLFDEPLSNLDAKLRVQMRSEIKELHQRLKVTTVYVTHDQIEAMTMADKIVVMNSGNIEQAGRPLELYDRPNNLFVAGFIGSPAMNMLEGELADGVFRGPDGTSWPLPSHGLSKGNGNGVVYGVRPEHLKLDPNGIPATVQLVEPTGSETQVTFRIGQQSVIGAFRERVSAQPGEMVSITAERDLVHLFDRKTGQRIQAGTPA
- the otnI gene encoding 2-oxo-tetronate isomerase, with translation MPRLAANLSMMFNEVPFLDRFAAAAGCGFRGVEFLFPYEWPAEEVARAARDASVEVCLFNTAAGDWGKGERGYGGLPGREQAFADAVDQAIHYAGVLGCPRIHLMAGLVPQSATREACEAVFVSNLGKAAAKLAAAGLTGLLEPLNTLDAPGYLHNRTDHALGYVAAVASPALKLQLDLYHVQIMEGDLARKVEGLAGRYGHVQIAGNPGRNEPDVGEINYPYLFELFDRIGYTGWIGCEYRPRAATTDGLGWAAPWGIRAA
- the denD gene encoding D-erythronate dehydrogenase gives rise to the protein MKVVITGGGGFLGRKLAAALLNHHALIDARGRPFTASQVVCFDAMPFDPPMPADPRIKTVVGDIADANTVRELIDSDVASVFHLAAVVSAGAEADFDLGMRVNLDGTRHVLDACRALPNPAKVIFTSSLAVYGGDLPATVTDATPITPQTSYGAQKLIGEYLLTDYSRKGFLDGRALRLPTIVVRPGKPNKAASTFASSIVREPLQGDGAICPVTPETRMPILSPRKAVAAFLHVHDLPAEALGAHRGILLNGISAPVGEMAKAVERHGGAAAAKRIEWKPDPAIQKIVSSWPAAIDAERARRLGFHVDRDIDEIVTNFMADDIRR